One region of Halohasta litchfieldiae genomic DNA includes:
- a CDS encoding sensor histidine kinase — protein MSGIQAGFDRQTAYSRLYEVMQTDRPLEERLRDALDVGVSQFGVDMGIVTTIDQETDHWEVLISTDPGEQPDPTGLKRDLNTTYCLRTIREEEIVAFSDVTDVGLEDSVDAVEYGIHCYHGAPILVDGEPYGTVCFTAQNARAEPFSEAEKSFSHLVAQMAGYEIEQQQYEQELTAWETQLNERSEIYRAVIDASFDHVFRLDLNGQFTYNSPSVVELLGYEPEELTGSSMQLVFPDEEAAERAMELLEQILSGETVEERYLPLETKAGDVIYADVRGTPIYDSEVPESERTTEDIVAVQGMTRNVTERKRRDGLISVINRVLRHNLRNDVGVINGYAEMLEDQLVGQQQTLAKRVRTTSDRLLDLSETAQKLEQTLDGPIERKPIDLRPLVDRVVDQLGDQYPEASIAASGLETCVVDTAPRLETAVWELVDNAAKHTGETPTVGIELAETDTHVAIRVRDEGPGLPELERSVLESGEETPLAHGRGLGLWLVYWIVTGVGGTVSVIEPQQLGSTVELRLPKPPVSASE, from the coding sequence ATGAGTGGGATCCAAGCAGGGTTTGATCGCCAGACGGCATACTCACGACTCTACGAGGTGATGCAAACCGACCGCCCACTTGAAGAGCGGCTCCGAGACGCCCTCGATGTCGGTGTCTCACAGTTCGGCGTCGACATGGGAATCGTCACCACGATCGATCAGGAGACCGACCACTGGGAAGTCCTCATCAGTACCGATCCGGGCGAGCAACCCGATCCGACTGGGCTCAAGCGAGATCTCAACACCACCTACTGTTTGCGGACGATTCGCGAAGAGGAGATCGTCGCGTTTTCCGACGTCACCGACGTGGGACTCGAAGATAGTGTGGATGCTGTCGAATACGGCATTCACTGTTACCACGGTGCACCGATTTTGGTCGACGGCGAACCGTACGGAACAGTCTGTTTTACCGCCCAAAACGCACGTGCTGAGCCGTTTTCCGAGGCCGAAAAATCGTTCAGCCATCTGGTGGCACAGATGGCTGGCTACGAGATCGAACAACAGCAGTACGAACAGGAACTCACGGCGTGGGAAACCCAGCTCAACGAACGCAGTGAGATCTATCGCGCAGTCATCGACGCCAGTTTCGATCACGTCTTTCGGCTCGATCTCAACGGACAGTTCACCTACAACAGCCCGTCCGTCGTCGAGTTGCTGGGCTACGAGCCCGAAGAACTCACCGGCTCGTCGATGCAGCTGGTCTTTCCCGACGAGGAGGCCGCAGAACGCGCCATGGAGCTTCTCGAACAGATTCTGTCGGGCGAGACAGTCGAGGAGCGGTATCTCCCCTTGGAGACGAAGGCAGGTGACGTCATTTACGCCGATGTTCGCGGGACGCCGATCTACGACAGCGAGGTGCCCGAAAGCGAGCGCACTACCGAAGATATCGTTGCCGTCCAAGGGATGACTCGGAACGTCACCGAGCGGAAGCGTCGGGACGGACTGATCAGCGTCATCAACCGTGTGCTTCGTCACAATCTGCGCAACGATGTCGGCGTTATCAACGGCTACGCCGAGATGCTCGAAGACCAGTTGGTGGGCCAACAGCAGACGCTGGCCAAGCGCGTGCGGACGACCTCGGATCGGTTGCTCGATCTGAGTGAGACGGCCCAAAAGCTCGAACAAACGCTCGACGGGCCTATCGAGCGGAAGCCTATCGATCTCCGCCCGCTCGTCGACCGCGTGGTCGACCAACTCGGCGACCAGTATCCCGAGGCATCGATTGCCGCCTCGGGACTCGAAACATGCGTGGTCGACACGGCCCCACGGCTGGAAACGGCCGTCTGGGAACTGGTCGACAACGCCGCCAAACACACAGGTGAGACTCCCACCGTCGGGATCGAACTGGCCGAGACCGACACACACGTCGCGATTCGGGTGCGGGACGAGGGACCGGGGCTCCCCGAGTTGGAGCGGTCGGTCCTCGAATCCGGCGAGGAGACGCCGCTGGCCCACGGTCGCGGCCTCGGGCTGTGGCTCGTCTACTGGATTGTCACCGGTGTCGGTGGCACAGTCAGTGTCATCGAGCCACAACAGCTTGGGTCGACTGTCGAACTTCGGCTTCCCAAACCACCTGTTTCTGCGTCGGAGTAG
- a CDS encoding 1,4-dihydroxy-2-naphthoyl-CoA synthase codes for MVSELFDPDRWETVDAFAFDDITYHRGVDVPAVRIAFDRPEVRNAFRPGTVDELYTALDHARKQASIGCVLLTGNGPSEKDGGWAFCSGGDQSVRGGSGYEYRDDDEAAADDDPAVQEAKAGRLHILEVQRLIRTMPKPVVAVVPGWAVGGGHSLHVICDLTLASDEHAKFLQTDPDVASFDGGFGSAYLAKQIGQKKAREVFFRGKTYSAEEAADMGMVNEAIAHEDLEDVALEWADEMTQKSPTAMRMLKYAFNATDDGMMGQQVFAGEATRLAYMTDEAKEGRDAFLEGREPDFDEFPWHY; via the coding sequence ATGGTTTCGGAACTCTTTGATCCCGACCGCTGGGAGACCGTCGACGCCTTCGCGTTCGACGACATCACCTACCACCGCGGGGTCGACGTCCCGGCCGTCCGCATCGCCTTTGACCGCCCAGAAGTTCGGAATGCGTTCCGCCCGGGCACGGTCGACGAACTGTACACAGCCCTCGATCACGCCCGCAAACAGGCCTCGATTGGCTGCGTGCTTCTGACGGGCAACGGCCCCTCCGAGAAGGACGGCGGCTGGGCCTTCTGCTCGGGCGGCGACCAGTCGGTCCGGGGTGGCTCGGGCTACGAGTACCGCGACGACGACGAGGCCGCCGCGGACGACGATCCAGCAGTACAGGAAGCCAAGGCCGGTCGACTCCACATTCTGGAAGTCCAGCGCCTGATTCGGACGATGCCCAAACCAGTCGTCGCCGTCGTGCCGGGCTGGGCAGTCGGTGGCGGCCATTCGCTGCACGTGATCTGTGACCTCACACTCGCCTCCGACGAACACGCCAAATTCCTCCAGACTGACCCTGATGTCGCCTCCTTCGACGGCGGCTTCGGCTCGGCGTATCTCGCCAAACAGATCGGCCAGAAGAAGGCCCGAGAAGTGTTCTTCCGGGGAAAAACCTACTCCGCCGAGGAGGCAGCCGATATGGGGATGGTCAACGAAGCAATCGCCCACGAGGATCTCGAAGACGTCGCCTTAGAGTGGGCCGACGAGATGACTCAAAAGAGCCCGACCGCGATGCGGATGCTCAAATACGCGTTTAATGCGACCGACGACGGGATGATGGGCCAGCAGGTGTTCGCCGGCGAGGCGACCCGGCTTGCCTACATGACCGATGAGGCCAAAGAGGGTCGGGATGCGTTTCTCGAAGGCCGCGAGCCCGATTTCGACGAGTTCCCGTGGCACTATTAG